The DNA region TCTTTGTGCATCATTGAATCCTTTAACAGCTCTTTAACAGCGATCAATGCAGAAATGCCGCCTCTTCATCCCGGTGGATGGGGCAAGCTCTCTGCCTGAGCGCAGTGATTCGCGCAGTAGATAGGGTAGTAGACCGTAAATACGGAAAACGGTTCTGACCTGTTTTGTTCAGGTCAGCCAGTCAGGGGTAGGTGAACAACCATGAGTGAAAAGAGGAAAGGTCACTCTTATGTGAAGAATGATGTGAAGAAGTCTTACGAATTCGATTGATGAAGTTGATAACTGAATCTGAATGCAGAGAAGCATTTCGGGCTGGCCGGGAAAGGGTGGCCAGTAAGCAGGTTGGTTTGTACATCAGAGTCACTCCACAATTAATTCCGCACGTTTGTTTCCCCGGCAGCGCTTTCATTGAAGAAAGTCGGGTCGATTTAACGCACGGTTCAGACTTTGAGAACCATAAGTTCCTCAGGTTGTTTGGTTTCAGGTTGCGTGTATCAGGAAAGGTGCGAATTAAACCTTTGAACTTATTTAAAGACAAGCAAAAAATGGAACAAATATAGGCGAACCCTATGCGGATTGCCGCAGTTCAGGTATTCGGGCAGGCGACTTTGTGCTGGTTACCTTTATCCTGAAAGTCCGGTTTTATCCGGGCGCAGTCCTGTTTGGCGACAGGGCAGCGGGTTCGGAAAACGCAGCCGGAAGGCGGGTTGATGGGGGATGGCAGATCGCCTTCGAGCAGTTCGATGGTCTGGTTATTCAATTTACTGCGTTCAAGGTGAGGGTCTGGCACTGATACGGAAGCCAGCAACGCCCGGGTGTAAGGATGCATGGGTTGAGCATACAGCTGTTCCGAATTCGCTGATTCCATTTCACTGCCAAGATACATAACCAGCACACGGTCGCTGATATGCTTCACGACACTGAGGTCGTGGGCGATAAACAGCAGTGCCAGCCCCATCTCCTGCTGCAATGCCTGTAACAGATTAATCACCTGTGCCTGAATGGAGACATCCAGCGCACTCACCGGCTCATCACAGATCACCAGTTGGGGTTTCAGTATCAGAGCCCGGGCGATGCCCACCCGCTGGCACTGACCGCCTGAAAACTCATGAGGGTAGCGGTTAATAACATTGGGCAGTAACCCTACCCTGTCCATCATTTCTCTGACTTGCTGGCGAACGACCGGCTTTGACAACTCTGGCTGATAGTTCCGCAGTGGTTCGGCAATGATGTCGCCAATGGTCAAGCGTGGGTTCAGGGATGCCAGCGGGTCCTGAAAGATCATCTGAATTTGCTGTTGTATGTCCCGGCGCTCCTGCTTCTTTAAACCGGTAACAGACCTGCCCTGCCAGATCACCTCCCCTGCTGTTGCCGCTGTCAAACCAATAATGGCTCTTGCCAGGGTTGATTTGCCACAGCCAGACTCCCCGACAATGCCAAGGGTTTCCCCTGCCGACAGGTCAAAGCTTATGCCGTCAACGGCTTTGAGCACAGGAGACTTCTGCCACGGCCAGGTTTTGTCACCCGTCACCGGAAAATGCACTTTGAGGTTTCGAACACTTAATAATGGAGCATTGTTCATGGTTTAACCTCGCTTTCCGGTTTCCAGAAACAGGCTCGTTGTCGCTGGTCTGCAAAGGTTCTGAGTTCAGGTTGTGAGTGTTGGCAGTTGCTTGAGGTATGTTGGCAGCGTTCCTGAAAGGGACAGCCCGGTGGCAGGTTCAGCAGATTGGGCGGGTTGCCGGGAATAGAAACCAGCTCTGTGGAATGACTGTCAATGCGGGGAATTGATGCCAGCAGAGCCTGAGTGTAAGGGTGGGAGGGATTGTAGAAAATATCGTCTGTTGTACCGTACTCCATGGTCTGGCCGGCGTACATCACCAGTACTTTGTCGCAGAGTCCGGCAATGATGCCAAGATCATGGGAGATGAGAATAATCGATGTGCCAAAGTCCTGCTTCAGCTCCTGCAGTAATACCATGATCTGCGCCTGAACCGTCACATCCAGAGCCGTTGTGGGCTCGTCAGCAATCAGCAGTCCGGGCTGGCAAAGCAATGCCATGGCGATGACCACCCGCTGGCGCATACCGCCCGAAAATTCGTGAGGATACATGGACATGCGCTGGCGGGCTTCCGGCATTTTTACGGCATCGAGCATTCTGACGGATTCTGCAAACGCCGCTTTTTTATTCATACCCTTGTGATGCTGCAGAACTTCCATCAGCTGGGGTCCCACTTTCATATAAGGGTTCAGGGAAGTCATTGGGTCCTGAAAAATCATGGCGATCTGGTTAGCCCTGATTTTATTCATTTCAGAATCAGGCAGGGCCAGCAGGTTTTGATCTGAAAAGATGGCTGAGCCTTTCACTGAACCGTTTTTTGCCAGCAACCCCATCAGGGCGAACGCGGTCTGTGTTTTGCCGGAGCCGGACTCGCCAACCAGTCCAAGGGTTTCACCGGCCTGCAAAGAGAAATTCAGCCGGTTCACCGCGACGACTTCACCGTCAGGGGTATTGAAGCGAACTTCCAGATCATTAACCGTTAACAGGCTCATTCACTTCTTCCTATCGTTCTTTAGGGTCAAGGGCATCCCGCAAACCATCGCCGATAAAATTGAAGCAGAACAGGGTGACCACCAGAAATGCCGTTGGAAAAATCAGTTGCCAGATGGCGACTTCAATAGACAGCGAGCCTTCATTCACTAATGCGCCCCAGCTGGTCATGGGCTCCTGAACACCGAGCCCCAGAAAACTGAGGAAAGACTCGAACAGAATCATACCCGGCACCAGCAACGAGGCGTAGACCACAACAATTCCCAACAGGTTAGGAATCAGATGACGAAACAGAATCTGTCTCGTATTGGCACCACTGATAATGGCAGCGTCAACAAACTCTCTGCGTTTCAGGCTAAGCGTCTGCCCCCTTACAATACGGGCCATATCCAGCCAGGAGACTGCACCAATAGCAATAAAAATAAGCAGTATGGAACGTCCAAAAAAGGTAACCAGTAGAATCACCAGAAACATGAAAGGAAAAGATTCAAGAATTTCTACGACACGCATCATCACCACATCAATTCGCCCGCCAAGATAACCGGCAATGGAGCCATAGACGGTACCGATAATCACCGCAACCAGCGCACCAAGGACTCCCACCATAAACGAAATTCGCCCGCCTTCCAGAGTACGGACAAACAGATCGCGCCCAAGGTGGTCTGTACCAAAGTAATGACCGGTTTCAATGGAAGGGGGACTGGTCATATTCGACCAGTCAATTTCGTCAAAAGTGTACTGACTGATTGATGAGCCAAACAGGACTAACAGCAAAATCACCATCAGCATGATCATGCTCAGGACAGCAGCACGGTTGCCTAGAAAACGACGGAGGGCGTCTTCCCAGAGGCTACGGCCAGCGACTTGACTCTGTTCCTCAAGAGTTTTAGAAAACTGTTCAACCGCTGTCTGGCTCTGGTTGCTCAATGGCGTGTTGATGGACGTCTTTTTAGCCATTAGTGTTTTATTCTGATTCTGGGATCAATCAGTCCGTAGAGTATATCGACCAGGGTCGTAAACAGGATGGTCAGCGCGCCAACGATAATAGTCAGACCCAGCACCAGCGAGTAGTCCCGGTTCAGCGCACCGTTCACAAAGTGTTGCCCTATGCCCGGTAAGCCAAACACGGTTTCAATCACCACTGAACCGGTGATAATGCCAACAAAGGCGGGTCCGAGGTATGACACAACCGGAAGCAGCGAAGGTTTTAGGGCGTGCCGTAATACGATGCGATGAGCCGGAAGCCCTTTTGCCCGTGCTGTCCTTATGAATGGGCTGTTCAGGGTTTCAATCATACTGGAGCGCATGATGCGTGCGACAGAAGCAATATAAACAATGGTGAGTGATGCCACGGGCAACACCATGTTCTGCCAGCTGCCATCATTCCAGCCGCCAGCGGGTAACCAGCCTAAAGTGACTGCAAACAGCAGCACCAGAATTGGCGCAATAACAAACGATGGTAGTACGACACCTGTCATTGAAAAACTCATCACCAGATAATCGACCAAGGTATTCTGCCGGATAGCTGCAACAGTACCCAGGCTGACGCCCACGGTGACCATAACGACAAAAGCCGTTAATCCGAGTTTGATGGACAGGGGCAGACTCTGGGCAACCAGTTCGTTGACCGAGTAATCCTGATATTTAAACGAAGGACCAAGGTCGCCCTTCAGCAGGTCGGACAGATAGTAGAAGTATTGCCGGTGCAGCGGTTCGTCGAGCTGGTATTTGGCCTCCAGGTTGGCAAGGATCTCCGGGGGCATATTAAAGTCCCCCGTAAACGGGCTGCCCGGCGCTGTCTGAATCAGAAAAAACGACAGCGTCACCAGTATTAACAGGGTGGGAATCGCCAGTGCCAGTCGTTTCAGAATGAATAGCAGCATCTACTCTCTCTGTTGGAAGTGTATTTAATGCTCTTTTATATACAAATCTTTTGTGTAAATGGTGCCTTCAACATTGTTGATTGGATAACCGCCAACGTAGGGTTTGACCAGCCTGCTGTTAACATACTGGTAAATAGGCGCAACCGGCATTTCTTCCGCAAGAATCTGCTCGGCCCGGGAGTAGAGGGCGTTGCGCTCTTTCTCAGTTTCTGCCCGTCGGGACTTTTTCATTAATTCATCGTATTGTTCGTTGCTGAAGCGGGCATCGTTCTGCCCATGACCGGTTGTATGCAGATCCAGCATGGTTGATGCTTCATTGTAGTCGCCCATCCAGCCACCTCTGGCAATTTCAAACCGGTTATTGCGTTTCATATCCAGAAAGGTTTTCCACTCCTTATTTTCCAGTTTTACGGTTACCCCCAGAGGTTTCCACATCTGGGCAATGGCTATCGCCAGTTTTTTGTGTGCCTCACTGGTGTTGTAAATAATAGTGACTTCCAGAGGCTTGTCGGGACCATACCCGGCTTCACGAATCAGCTGGGCGGCTTTCTGGTTGCGCTCTTGCTGGGTCAGTTTGCTGAAGCTTGTTTCCGGTGGTGTAAAACCATTAATGCTTTCCGGAGTAAACGCATAAGCAGGCTTTTGTCCCTGCCCGAGAATGTAGTCCGTTATGGCGGACCGGTTAATGGCATAAGACAGAGCTTTACGAACCCTGACATCGTTCAGGGGTGGCCTGGTGGTATTAAAACTGTAGTAATAGGTACCCAGCTCCGGAGAGGTTTTTACCTGCTCAGGGATGGTCTTCATCAGGTTTTTATAATGTTCCAGCGGTACGGTGTCGGTCATATCCAGTTCGCCGGTTTTGTAACGGTGCAGTTTGGCGGAGTCGGAAGCGACTGGCAGGAACGTGACCTGGTTAATGATGGTTTCTTTATCATTCCAGTACTGCCGGTTGCGCTTGAGTACAATCTTGCCGTTGACGACCCATTCATCCAGCCTGTAAGCGCCGTTAGACACCATTTTGCCGGGGCGGGTCCATTCGTCACCGTATTTTTCAATGGTGGCTCGATGGGTTGGAAAGGTCGTATGCTGTGCCAGCATCTT from Endozoicomonas sp. NE40 includes:
- the oppF gene encoding murein tripeptide/oligopeptide ABC transporter ATP binding protein OppF; translated protein: MNNAPLLSVRNLKVHFPVTGDKTWPWQKSPVLKAVDGISFDLSAGETLGIVGESGCGKSTLARAIIGLTAATAGEVIWQGRSVTGLKKQERRDIQQQIQMIFQDPLASLNPRLTIGDIIAEPLRNYQPELSKPVVRQQVREMMDRVGLLPNVINRYPHEFSGGQCQRVGIARALILKPQLVICDEPVSALDVSIQAQVINLLQALQQEMGLALLFIAHDLSVVKHISDRVLVMYLGSEMESANSEQLYAQPMHPYTRALLASVSVPDPHLERSKLNNQTIELLEGDLPSPINPPSGCVFRTRCPVAKQDCARIKPDFQDKGNQHKVACPNT
- the oppD gene encoding oligopeptide ABC transporter ATP-binding protein OppD; this translates as MSLLTVNDLEVRFNTPDGEVVAVNRLNFSLQAGETLGLVGESGSGKTQTAFALMGLLAKNGSVKGSAIFSDQNLLALPDSEMNKIRANQIAMIFQDPMTSLNPYMKVGPQLMEVLQHHKGMNKKAAFAESVRMLDAVKMPEARQRMSMYPHEFSGGMRQRVVIAMALLCQPGLLIADEPTTALDVTVQAQIMVLLQELKQDFGTSIILISHDLGIIAGLCDKVLVMYAGQTMEYGTTDDIFYNPSHPYTQALLASIPRIDSHSTELVSIPGNPPNLLNLPPGCPFQERCQHTSSNCQHSQPELRTFADQRQRACFWKPESEVKP
- the oppC gene encoding oligopeptide ABC transporter permease OppC — protein: MAKKTSINTPLSNQSQTAVEQFSKTLEEQSQVAGRSLWEDALRRFLGNRAAVLSMIMLMVILLLVLFGSSISQYTFDEIDWSNMTSPPSIETGHYFGTDHLGRDLFVRTLEGGRISFMVGVLGALVAVIIGTVYGSIAGYLGGRIDVVMMRVVEILESFPFMFLVILLVTFFGRSILLIFIAIGAVSWLDMARIVRGQTLSLKRREFVDAAIISGANTRQILFRHLIPNLLGIVVVYASLLVPGMILFESFLSFLGLGVQEPMTSWGALVNEGSLSIEVAIWQLIFPTAFLVVTLFCFNFIGDGLRDALDPKER
- the oppB gene encoding oligopeptide ABC transporter permease OppB, whose amino-acid sequence is MLLFILKRLALAIPTLLILVTLSFFLIQTAPGSPFTGDFNMPPEILANLEAKYQLDEPLHRQYFYYLSDLLKGDLGPSFKYQDYSVNELVAQSLPLSIKLGLTAFVVMVTVGVSLGTVAAIRQNTLVDYLVMSFSMTGVVLPSFVIAPILVLLFAVTLGWLPAGGWNDGSWQNMVLPVASLTIVYIASVARIMRSSMIETLNSPFIRTARAKGLPAHRIVLRHALKPSLLPVVSYLGPAFVGIITGSVVIETVFGLPGIGQHFVNGALNRDYSLVLGLTIIVGALTILFTTLVDILYGLIDPRIRIKH
- a CDS encoding peptide ABC transporter substrate-binding protein, with amino-acid sequence MKCLSMMAAVAVMTVLLIPASNAAVVPPGVKLANVQELVRDNGVEPASLDPHKVEGTPGGHITRDLFEGLVNQDADGNIVPGQAESWLVSDDNKVFTFKIRDSARWSDGSPVTAHDFVYGFQRAVDPSTGSRYSWYIEKTTVINASAIIRGEKPASALGVKALDNRTFQITLEQPVPYFIKMLAQHTTFPTHRATIEKYGDEWTRPGKMVSNGAYRLDEWVVNGKIVLKRNRQYWNDKETIINQVTFLPVASDSAKLHRYKTGELDMTDTVPLEHYKNLMKTIPEQVKTSPELGTYYYSFNTTRPPLNDVRVRKALSYAINRSAITDYILGQGQKPAYAFTPESINGFTPPETSFSKLTQQERNQKAAQLIREAGYGPDKPLEVTIIYNTSEAHKKLAIAIAQMWKPLGVTVKLENKEWKTFLDMKRNNRFEIARGGWMGDYNEASTMLDLHTTGHGQNDARFSNEQYDELMKKSRRAETEKERNALYSRAEQILAEEMPVAPIYQYVNSRLVKPYVGGYPINNVEGTIYTKDLYIKEH